The genome window gagaaggagaaagaaagaaagaaagaaagaaagaaagaaagaaagaaagaaagaaagaaagaaagaaagaaagaaaaccttattCAGAGGCTTGACCTGGGGGTCTGGGAGTCAATGTGCCCCGAGAACGGCCCCCAGCCAATTACTAACAGAGGAGTATGAAAGCCCAGATCTTTTGCTTCCAGCTGGGACAAATTCTGGGATGCTCCAGACCCACACCCCATTAGGCTGAGGCTGGGGCATGGCCTGAACTCACACCTTTACCTggcttcctccccttccctgttCTGCAGCCCCTCTCCCCCTTACCTGGGCACACCTttgtaataaatctcttgcaCAGGAAACTTTGTCTCAAGATCTGCTTCCAGGGACCCCAACCTAAGCAACAAGTCAAGCTATTTAGCATAGATCTGGCTCAGAGTAAATGCTCAATCTATTTGAGCTACTATCATTTTATTTCCTGGCAACTATGTGACTGGAAACAAATACCTTTTCCTGTCTGGGTCTTAATTTTCTTATCAGCAGAATGAGCATAATGATCTCTGCTCTGCATAAATTTTCATGGAATCACTGCGTGagggggccaggtgtgatggctcaagcctgtaatcccagcactttgggaggccaaggcacatagatcatctgaggtcaggaattcgagaccagcctggccaacatagtgaaacccgtctctactaaagaaatacaaaaattagccaggagcagtggcacacacctgtaatcccagctactcgggaagctgaggcaggagaattgtgggaacccaggaggcggaggttgcagtgggtcatgatcacaccactgcaccccagcctggtagacagagcgagactctgtcaaaaaaaaaaaaaaaagtgtgaggaAATAGGTGAATGTCCACCTCCACTGAAGGATGGGCTGGGTGAACAGACAGTTGCTGTTCTTCCTAATCAGTCCCACCACTCACCTGCCCTCCCAGTCTCCATAGCTGGGGGCCCCCACCTCTGCCATTCCATGCATCCCTGGCCCAGAGGAGGAAAAACagccctctgcttccctcctccAGAAGCAGGAAAAATTCCCATCAGGATCCCTATGTCATCTTGAGATCTGCACATCCCTCTTCTCACTTGAACAATTGCCCTCAAAGCCACAACACCTCTGACTCTTCCAGGTTCAATTGCAGAAGCCTAGCCAGCCAGCTTTTGCTAGGTCATAAAAGGGCGATTGTTAGATTTTCGGGAACCTTGAGAACCAATTGTTAAACTGCTGGCAACTTGAAATCGAATGCGGtggaagtatttacaccatgAAAACTGGCAAATGCTACAGACCCTGGCATTCTTTGGAGAGGTGGTTTACTAGCATGCAACAGACTCCATCCCTTTATCAAACTCCCACCTGAGCTCCAGTCCTGttaacagagaaaatattttgtatttttctaagttAAACAAGCGAAATCACTTTGCTTTTTGCAGATGGtctttttatagatttattttctaTGGGTAAGTGGTTCACACattgaaaaaaaagcaaaaaagtttcACATTTATTCCTTAGCACTTCCACCCCTAACATACATTCCCCATAGACAGTCTTATC of Symphalangus syndactylus isolate Jambi chromosome 24, NHGRI_mSymSyn1-v2.1_pri, whole genome shotgun sequence contains these proteins:
- the LOC129474868 gene encoding uncharacterized protein; this encodes MCRSQDDIGILMGIFPASGGGKQRAVFPPLGQGCMEWQRWGPPAMETGRAGWGPWKQILRQSFLCKRFITKVCPAFHCGRISEDASPQDLPDTAGGVQTDATTLENNLAVSHGGEYSAIPLPDACLETTSSSLVSDVCSL